GGTCACGATGAACTTATCTTCGTGTGACAGAAACAGAGAGTTGAGGCAATTGATGAGCTGCGCGCAGGCGCCAATACCCATTTTTTCGGCATGCCGATTGAAGATGTCGAGTGTTTGAGCGGTCAGCAGCGCGTCACGCATAGTGATTTGCTGTCCCAGGGCGTCAGAGGAATCGACTTCGCTCCCGGGCTTGTACCACGCGCCATACTCATCAACCACCAGCTTGATATGGTGCTGGGGATCGTACTGGCCGATTACGTCCCAGTTCGAAACCATAATGTCTTCGATCTTGCCGCCTTCGCGGAATACCTCATACCAGTCCTGCAAATCGAACTGGAGCGCGTCGCCTTTCGCCGCATCCCAGTTATCTGTCTTCCCGCGGGATAAGTTCCAGGTGTAGTGGTGAATCGACCATCCATAAATGCTCTTGGGATTTACTCCTTCTTTCCCGCCGAACGTGGCCCGGCAGAATTGCTCGGTCCAGTCCAGATCATTGCTGTTCGGACCAACTGCGACCAAGTTCAGCGCCCCTTGGTAGCCCGGCGTCCAGGCGGTAAACTTGCGGAATTCCTCGCTGTACTCGGCCGGTTTCAGGTTGCCCCCACACCCCCAGGCCTCGTTCCCAATGCCCCAGTACTTCACATTGTAGGGATCGCGCGAGCCATCGTCGGCACGCATTCGACCGAGCGAACTCTTGTCGGCAGGGGCGTTGCAGTACTCGATCCAGCGATCAAAGGCCAGCGGAGATAAGCTGCGAACGTTGGCCGCAAAATAAGGCTCGGCGCCAATGGCGCGGCAGAAACGCATGAACTCAGGGGTGCCAAATGTGTTGGGTTCGCCTCGCCAGAACGCTCCGCGCTCCGGTCGCTTTGCGGGCTGTCCAATTCCGTCGGTCCAGTCGTAGCTGTCGGCAAAGCAGCCCCCTGGCCAACGAACCATGGGCGCTTTAATCTGCCGCATCTTTTCGATAACGGATTTGCGCAGCCCGCCGGTATTTGGAATGGAAGAATTCTCGCCGACCCAGATGCCATCGTAGACGACGGCTCCGAGCATCTCGGTGAAGTGTCCGTAGACTGCGGGAGAGATGGTTCCGATCGGCTCGCCCAGAAGCAGCTCAATGCGAGAGTCGGCCGCCGCGGCGAGAACGCCTTTGCGAGCGAACGCCAGCGACGCTCCCACCGCAATCGCACCCTTCAACAACGTTCGCCTCTCCACAATTTTCTCCTTGCCTTCTGCGGTTTCCGGCTCCCGGCATTCGGGCCTCGATTTCCGGAAGCCGAGAGCCCGAAGCTGAGAGCCGGTTAGTGTGCTGGCGTGGCGTTGCCTATCTTCATAATCCGCTCCGCCCGCGCTCGAACCACATTCATGACCGAGCTGTCGTTATAAATCTCTTGAAGCACCGGCTTCACCACCTGGATCTCACTCGCCTCTCCTCGCCGAGCCTCATCTTCCAGGCGCTTTAACTCCTCGTCGAGGGCAAGCTTCTGGTAGCGGTGTTCGTGGGAAAGTCGGCGGCCAAATTCGAGCGTGGCGGCGACGCTTTGAAACAGAGCCGTCAACTGCTGCACCGCAGGCACCAAGGAATAGTTGTAACCCGCGGAACTCTCGCGTTGCCCGTCTTTGTAGATCAGCTTCTTGGCTCCCGTGAAAGCCAGCTTGCGATTGCCGGAGTCGACCTTCCCGGAAAAATAATGAGCTTGTGCCGCCAGATCGAAGATGCGCACGCGAGTGGCGTCCGAGAATCTGAATTCCGCCTGATAGGTCTCACGATCCTCGGACTCCGTCGAGATCCTCGCAGAGCACTCATAGCGACCGGTCCCGTCGGAAGTGACCACAATGGAGTAGTGATCGGGATCGGAGTTCGGGAAATCCAGCGAGAAAGTGACGGTAGCCGACTCGGCGCCAAAAGCCGGCAAGAGCAGCAATATCCATCCGGCGAATATGCCTTGAATGAGAAGAATGAGCGGCACCCGGCGTAATCGCTCCCCCCCTGCGTCACGATACGAACTTGGCTCCCGGATTCCGATCGTCGCTCCCATCATCCACAGCAGATCCATGCTCTGCCATGGACCCATCACAGAACGCAAAAAGAAATTATGCCAGAAGCGAGAACCGATGAAACTCCTACCGCGCCCTCACCCGCTGCCGGTTAAGCGTTCCCGCCGTATGCAAATGGCAGATGGCGATGGCCAGTGCGTCGGAAGCG
Above is a window of Candidatus Sulfotelmatobacter sp. DNA encoding:
- a CDS encoding alpha-L-arabinofuranosidase C-terminal domain-containing protein — translated: MERRTLLKGAIAVGASLAFARKGVLAAAADSRIELLLGEPIGTISPAVYGHFTEMLGAVVYDGIWVGENSSIPNTGGLRKSVIEKMRQIKAPMVRWPGGCFADSYDWTDGIGQPAKRPERGAFWRGEPNTFGTPEFMRFCRAIGAEPYFAANVRSLSPLAFDRWIEYCNAPADKSSLGRMRADDGSRDPYNVKYWGIGNEAWGCGGNLKPAEYSEEFRKFTAWTPGYQGALNLVAVGPNSNDLDWTEQFCRATFGGKEGVNPKSIYGWSIHHYTWNLSRGKTDNWDAAKGDALQFDLQDWYEVFREGGKIEDIMVSNWDVIGQYDPQHHIKLVVDEYGAWYKPGSEVDSSDALGQQITMRDALLTAQTLDIFNRHAEKMGIGACAQLINCLNSLFLSHEDKFIVTPNFFVFDMYQSHQGATAVRAEFSAPQVSYRRDNHPANFWGLKGSASIKDKTLTLTVVNPHATEPRETEIAVRGGSAASVEATVLANSDIHAHNTFDHPDTIGVTSQKVQGSGAAFRYVFAPASVTRLSMNLS